The Daphnia magna isolate NIES linkage group LG6, ASM2063170v1.1, whole genome shotgun sequence genome segment aagaaaagggtcgCAGAAATCAGTAACGGAAGAAATCAGGCGATAGCATTTCAAATATAAGGGCGGGAAAAGTAAGCTCCCGACCCAAGCATCACACTGGTCGACCCCCCCCACCCGCGATACAAGAGCAACTtatcaccccccccccctatttTCATTAGTAACttaaaaatgaacacaaaacaTTAtcccaaaatgaaaaacatttttacttaataaaaaaaaataacaatctacgaatttttttgtgagatgaaatttctttttcgccGGCGGGAAGCAGGCAACAGCCTAACAAAATACAAGCTTCGGAGAGAGTACGGGCAATGGTGGCTGCTGCGATCAAAATACCAGTCAAACTGTTGAGATTCCCAACGCTTGAAAAATCAATGGCCGACACAAAGTGGAGGGAGAATAAGCAACCAACGCTATGGTAATTTTCTTCGAAATTATTAGACCTAAGATtaatttttctacaattttttAAGTCTGCCACCTAAATGGCGAAAATACCAAAatggataatttttttttttctcagaaCGCGTAGGGCCGGGAATATCTACACGCCGTTATTGGGGTACATACACACAGGGACACTAACACACACTggcgcacacacacagagataCACTGCGTCAAACGGAGGAAAAACGGGTAGACTTGTTCTATGGCGGGCCCCCGCGTGCCCGACCAAAAGGGAAAGCAAAGCCAACCCAAGGGTTTGGAGATGAgactttgaagaaaaattcGTTAACTAGTTTTGCCTACGTTCTAAACCACAAGAAAAATTGTGTAAAAATCCTCACAACGTCTCTCTAGTTGGTATTAATTGTGGTGGTTTTGCAAAAAATCCCAACTAATTTTACTTGAATTACAGAGAAGAGTGACAAAATAATTCGACTTACCTTGGCAGCCAGGCGCGTCCTGTATCTCGTCGACCAGAGCTCTATAACGCTACACGCAGTATAAAACCTCAACCTTTTGTGGGGGAAGCCAACGGCGCCGGCGCGAGAGCCGCACATTACTACCGCGTCCTCCTAGGTGGCGTTGCTGTCGGCTGTCTCTATTGGTTGTTGCCAAAGGTCACGTGacttccatctttttttttctctccttttttatGGACGCGCGGGAAATTACACTGACCCATCTACGCATACAGTGTGTATGTTTCTTTCTCCCCCTattggtgtgtgtgtgaacaaaaagttttttttttctctcccttgGCGAAGCATAGAAAGAAGGGGGGAGGGTGAAACATCCATTGAGATGAAAAAACATAATTTACACACACCCTATTCCTGTAGGAGAACTGACAGCAGCTGGCCTGAAGAACACCGCGTCTCGGCCAATGTGTAGCATTTTTATGTATCTTGTCTTTCTTTCCTCAGAACTTTTGCGTTGTGCACATTACGCCACTACTCCACTAGTCCCGCCCAGTCGAAAGAAAATAAGTAACGGTCGCTACATTTTCACtgattcaaattcaaatgacACCCCAGGCGCTGTACATGCTTTAAGAACCTTCTTCGCGCGATGGTCACCCCAGAACGCAAACAGTTTTAAGATTTGGGTTCTCAACATTCTTCAGCATCATTGAACATTTATTatatcaacaaaaaaatcaaaaattatttttgaatatcttttatttttctttaagtCGCTTGATGAACGAAATGCGGTCATCATTATTTATGGCATAGTCTTTTAGTGTAGTCATATCGTCCTTCAACTTGGTTCCCTGTGCATAGAGCCAGTAAGTTTTCCAAACATATTTCCAGTTGATCCGTCTGTGGCAATTTGACGCGTCTCGGCTCAATCGCAGTTCTGTAGCTCGTTCAACAGATCGCTTTAGTTGACCAACGGTAGCATTTTGACTGATGATTACGGGGAATGAAGTTCCATCGTCGCGATGGATCTCAATTTGAATGGCCTGACCGTGTTCTAATGCAATCAAAGATTGGACCTCTTCTAGGGTGACAGCAGGTGGAAGATCATTCAAAATGGGGTCTTTGGCTAACAGCGAGTCTAGAGTTTTTTTTACGAGGTCCACGACCTCTTGATGAGAATATTTGCGGCTATCTTCTGGGTTCGCAAGATTAGCAAGACTACTAGCCTTTACATTAGAGTGATGCTGGGATTCTTCAGAACTAGAAGGCGATCGTCTCCTTCTTTTCCGATGCTTCTTCTTTGACTTACTTTTGGATTTGCTTTTAGATTTATGGtgcttcttctcttttttacgTTTTGAACGACGAGACGATGATTCTTCAACTTCCATGTTGAACCATGGAATGTAGTCTGCTAGTGGTGTAGTTGGCTTGGATTTGGAGTCTTGGACACCACATAGCGCCAACGCGGCTAACGTTTGTCAATTGTTCTGTACCGGCTAGTTTGATAAAAATGGCGGAATCAACAAGCAGCAAACGGCAACACGAGCAAAATATCTCTGAATCTGAAGATGAGTTTGTGGGACCATTACCCGCTGAAGCTCCTCATtcaaaaccaaagaaaaagaagggttAGTGATTCCAAAATATCTtatcaaaaattttcaaaggcaattttaaaaattttgcgTATTTTCTACAGTTTTGGAATTCGAAGATCTCTATTTAGATAATCTTCCCAATGTGGAAATGTATGAGCGGAGCTTTATGCATCGAGATATTGTAACTCATTTAGTCACGACGAAGTAAATCTGTGAGCGAACTGGCATGTCATTGTTTTGAGAATTACCGAATTCTTTTTGTTACAGGACAAATTTCATAATCACTTGTAGTATCGATGGACATATTAAATTTTGGAAGAAACAAGA includes the following:
- the LOC116924439 gene encoding U11/U12 small nuclear ribonucleoprotein 25 kDa protein produces the protein MEVEESSSRRSKRKKEKKHHKSKSKSKSKSKKKHRKRRRRSPSSSEESQHHSNVKASSLANLANPEDSRKYSHQEVVDLVKKTLDSLLAKDPILNDLPPAVTLEEVQSLIALEHGQAIQIEIHRDDGTSFPVIISQNATVGQLKRSVERATELRLSRDASNCHRRINWKYVWKTYWLYAQGTKLKDDMTTLKDYAINNDDRISFIKRLKEK